Proteins from one Chlamydiales bacterium genomic window:
- a CDS encoding arginine N-succinyltransferase: protein MKYSVLLRPIKYSDLDALLNLALEAQYGITSLPKQRDFLEKKISLSINSFAKEIEGPENESYLFVLENIVSKEILGTCGIISQTSIREPFYSFELQTIQNASPSLHIYKEHSLLYLHRTKHTPTEICSLFLTQKARNKGLAKLLSLSRFIFMQVHSIRFNSTVVAKMRGIISKEGISPFWEHILKPFFTMTFAEADLLRLSNTEFITDLIPKNPIYIDLLPKEVQEVIAKIHPNTIPALKILEKQGFKFSNKIDIFDGGPNYYAPLKEIHSVKHCKSGYLHSIVKKNPSSDILSIVCNPKIHFLSAYGYIQENSSNKVTLSEELVKTLKLEIDDPVAYLHLGTLP from the coding sequence ATGAAGTATTCTGTTTTACTGCGCCCTATAAAGTACTCTGACTTAGATGCCCTTCTAAACCTCGCTCTTGAAGCCCAATATGGAATTACGTCTCTTCCAAAACAAAGAGACTTCCTTGAAAAGAAAATTTCTCTCTCCATAAACTCTTTTGCAAAAGAAATTGAAGGCCCAGAAAATGAATCTTATCTTTTTGTTCTAGAAAATATAGTTTCCAAAGAAATTTTAGGCACCTGTGGCATCATATCACAAACAAGCATCCGTGAGCCTTTCTACTCTTTTGAATTGCAAACCATTCAAAATGCATCCCCTTCTTTACATATCTATAAAGAGCATTCTTTGCTTTACTTACACCGAACAAAACACACACCAACAGAAATTTGCTCTCTATTTTTAACACAAAAAGCAAGAAACAAGGGTCTTGCAAAGCTTTTATCCCTCAGCCGTTTTATCTTTATGCAAGTGCATTCGATACGGTTTAACTCAACGGTTGTTGCAAAAATGAGAGGTATCATTTCAAAAGAGGGCATTTCTCCCTTCTGGGAACATATTCTAAAGCCTTTTTTTACAATGACCTTTGCAGAGGCTGACTTGCTTCGCCTATCCAATACAGAATTTATTACAGACTTAATCCCTAAAAACCCCATTTACATAGACCTTCTTCCAAAAGAAGTACAAGAAGTTATCGCTAAAATACATCCCAATACAATACCCGCACTAAAAATTCTTGAAAAACAAGGATTTAAATTCTCTAACAAAATTGATATCTTTGATGGAGGTCCTAATTATTATGCCCCTCTCAAAGAGATCCACTCTGTTAAACATTGTAAAAGCGGTTATCTTCACTCAATAGTCAAGAAAAACCCCTCTTCTGACATCTTATCCATCGTCTGCAACCCAAAAATTCACTTTCTCTCGGCTTATGGATACATTCAAGAGAACTCTTCTAATAAAGTTACTTTATCAGAAGAACTTGTAAAAACTCTAAAACTAGAGATAGATGATCCTGTAGCCTATCTTCATCTAGGAACTCTTCCATGA
- the astB gene encoding N-succinylarginine dihydrolase, giving the protein MTEHLSNKTYEVNFDGLVGPTYFFGGLSSGNMASTKHKNKTSNPKKAALQGLEKMKLLMDLGIKQAVLPPQMRPDISILRSLGFIGSDASVIDQAEKVAPELLQSVLSASSMWSANSATIAPSSDSADNLVHITPANLGTLFHRAIETETTTHILKAIFKNPKYFIHHAPLPSPVHFSDEGSANHMRFSTSHASMGVHLFVFGKNSLSKNTQMPKKNLARQSREASESVARLHLLPADRVLFAQQNPKLIDKGVFHNDVISTNNENVFLYYEDAFVDTPLLIETIHRKMFSICNTEAICIKISKKMLPFKEALSSYLFNSQIVTLPDGSMAIIAPLECKTNTTTHEILRALISDRKSPIRHLHFVDIQESMKNGGGPACLRLRVLLKEKELAAINPHVLLNDTLYHTLKQWISKHYRESLTRKDLSDPDFLKESQNALIELSTILHLPNIHK; this is encoded by the coding sequence ATGACTGAACACTTATCTAACAAAACTTATGAAGTCAATTTTGATGGACTTGTAGGTCCCACCTACTTTTTTGGAGGGCTTTCCAGTGGGAATATGGCCTCAACTAAACATAAAAACAAAACATCTAATCCCAAAAAAGCAGCCCTACAAGGCCTAGAAAAAATGAAACTGCTCATGGATCTTGGTATTAAACAAGCAGTTCTTCCTCCACAAATGCGCCCAGACATTTCCATTTTGCGCTCTCTTGGTTTTATAGGATCAGATGCATCTGTAATAGATCAAGCAGAAAAAGTAGCACCGGAACTACTTCAAAGTGTACTCTCTGCATCTAGCATGTGGAGTGCAAATAGCGCAACGATTGCACCATCATCAGACTCTGCAGACAATCTTGTTCACATTACTCCAGCAAACTTAGGCACATTATTTCATAGAGCAATCGAAACAGAAACCACCACGCATATTCTAAAAGCTATCTTTAAAAATCCAAAATATTTTATACATCATGCACCTCTTCCAAGCCCTGTCCATTTCAGTGACGAAGGCTCTGCAAATCATATGCGCTTCAGTACATCTCATGCATCTATGGGCGTACATCTTTTTGTGTTTGGAAAAAATTCTCTCTCAAAAAACACCCAAATGCCAAAAAAAAATCTAGCCAGACAATCAAGAGAGGCCTCAGAATCCGTTGCAAGACTGCATCTTCTTCCAGCTGACAGAGTATTATTTGCTCAACAAAACCCTAAACTAATAGACAAGGGCGTCTTTCACAATGATGTAATCTCAACAAACAATGAAAACGTCTTTCTCTATTATGAAGATGCTTTCGTAGATACACCTCTATTGATAGAAACAATACACAGAAAAATGTTTTCTATCTGCAACACAGAAGCTATTTGTATCAAAATTTCTAAGAAAATGCTTCCCTTTAAAGAGGCTCTTTCTTCTTATCTTTTCAACTCTCAGATTGTAACACTTCCAGATGGCTCCATGGCTATCATTGCCCCCTTAGAATGTAAAACAAATACAACCACCCATGAAATACTCAGGGCACTTATATCTGACAGGAAAAGCCCTATTCGCCATTTACACTTTGTAGATATTCAAGAAAGCATGAAAAATGGCGGAGGTCCTGCCTGCTTGCGTCTTCGAGTACTTCTCAAAGAAAAAGAACTCGCAGCTATCAATCCTCATGTTCTATTAAATGACACTCTCTACCATACTCTCAAACAATGGATTTCAAAACATTATAGAGAGTCTCTTACAAGAAAAGATTTAAGTGATCCAGATTTTTTAAAAGAGAGCCAAAATGCACTTATCGAACTCTCAACCATCCTGCATCTTCCAAATATACACAAATGA
- the astD gene encoding succinylglutamate-semialdehyde dehydrogenase has translation MTHFIDNLWINSTTENTLFSINPATGKSLFKGSNAGKKEVDLAVNGATDAFAKWTLSSIDTRISYLKAFQQELKENQVHIATTISKETGKPLWDSLTEVSSMISKIDISVLAYYERTSEKKDASHTMPLVVKHRPHGLVAVFGPFNFPGHIPLGHIIPALLAGNCVIFKPSEKTPLTSIEIIKLWQKINPPKGVLNLVQGDAITGKLIASHPALNGLFFTGSLKTGLALNQLFASTPEKILALEMGGNNPLIVWEASNLSSTIYQILLSAFITTGQRCTCARRLIVPEGNNGHAILNHLEKAIQNIVIGSYDDTIEPFMGPLISNEALNNLLHAERTLLSLGATSLIPLKRLDPKLPFLSPGLIDVTSIKDLPDEEYFGPLLQVIRANSFEEAISLSANTKYGLVTSLLSDNKLLYEQFYIHSKAGLIHWNAPTTGASSKAPFGGIGRSGNFRPGAYYATDFCSYPVASFEVEVINPPSTLLPGIKYV, from the coding sequence ATGACACACTTTATAGACAACCTGTGGATAAACTCAACTACTGAAAATACTTTGTTTTCAATAAACCCTGCAACGGGCAAATCCCTATTTAAAGGCTCAAATGCTGGAAAAAAAGAAGTAGATTTAGCGGTAAATGGAGCAACAGATGCCTTTGCTAAGTGGACACTTTCTTCAATCGATACCCGCATTAGCTATTTAAAAGCCTTTCAACAGGAATTAAAAGAGAATCAAGTACACATTGCAACAACCATTTCAAAAGAAACCGGAAAACCTCTTTGGGATTCTCTTACAGAAGTTTCTAGCATGATCTCAAAAATTGATATCAGTGTACTTGCTTACTATGAAAGAACATCTGAAAAAAAGGATGCATCTCACACAATGCCTCTCGTGGTAAAGCATAGACCACATGGTTTAGTTGCAGTCTTTGGTCCTTTCAATTTTCCAGGACATATTCCCTTGGGACACATTATTCCAGCCCTTCTTGCTGGAAACTGCGTCATTTTTAAACCAAGCGAAAAAACACCCCTTACATCCATTGAAATCATCAAACTTTGGCAAAAGATAAATCCTCCTAAAGGAGTTTTAAACTTAGTGCAAGGAGATGCAATAACAGGAAAACTCATTGCATCACACCCCGCTCTAAACGGTCTCTTTTTTACAGGGAGCCTTAAAACAGGACTTGCCCTAAACCAGCTATTTGCATCCACACCAGAAAAAATCTTAGCATTAGAAATGGGAGGAAATAACCCTCTTATTGTATGGGAGGCAAGTAACCTATCTAGCACCATTTACCAAATACTACTTTCTGCGTTTATAACGACAGGACAGCGCTGTACTTGTGCACGCAGACTCATCGTCCCTGAAGGAAATAATGGACATGCCATCTTAAACCACCTTGAAAAGGCTATTCAAAATATTGTTATTGGATCTTATGATGACACTATAGAACCCTTTATGGGACCGCTTATCTCAAATGAGGCTTTAAACAATTTACTCCACGCAGAACGCACACTTTTATCTCTTGGTGCAACCTCCTTAATACCTCTAAAAAGATTAGATCCAAAACTTCCCTTCCTATCTCCTGGACTCATCGATGTTACATCCATTAAAGACCTGCCTGATGAAGAATACTTTGGACCACTGTTACAAGTCATAAGAGCTAACTCTTTTGAAGAAGCCATATCCCTTTCTGCAAATACAAAATATGGCCTTGTTACCTCTCTACTTTCAGATAATAAGCTCTTATATGAACAATTTTACATCCATTCAAAAGCAGGTCTTATCCATTGGAATGCCCCCACAACGGGAGCTAGCAGCAAAGCTCCCTTCGGCGGAATTGGTAGAAGCGGAAATTTTAGGCCCGGAGCTTACTATGCAACAGATTTTTGCTCCTACCCAGTAGCTTCTTTTGAAGTAGAGGTAATAAATCCTCCATCCACTCTTTTACCAGGAATTAAATACGTATGA